Genomic window (Candidatus Omnitrophota bacterium):
CAGGGCTATACGGATTTCCAGGCCTATCTGCTGGACAATGCCTCGACCGACGGATCCCGGGATTATACTGCATCCGCCTTCCCAGGGGTCAAAATAATCGCCTTGGACAAGAATTACGGCTTTGCCGGCGCGTACAATATAGCGGCGGATAAGATCGACGCCGAATATCTGGTTTTCCTGAACAATGACACCAGGGTTGCTGCCGGCTGGCTGGATAAACTTGTCGCCGCTGTTGAGAAGTCCCCGGATACCGCTATCGCCGGGAGCAAAATACTTTTTTGGGATGCGCCTATGGCTATAAATAGCGCCGGCCAGAAAATAACCCCTGCGGGCTTAAGCTTCGATATCGGGTTCGGCGCCAAAGACCAGGAGGAATTCAATACGCCGAAAACAACCGGTTCTATATGCGGGGCAAGCTTATTGATCAAAAAGTCCGTCTTTCGGGAATTACGGGGATTTGACGGCAACTATTTTATTTTCTGCGAAGATACCGACCTTTGCTGGAGGGCATGGCTGGCAGGGTATAAAACAGTCTATGCGCCGCAGTCAATAGTATACCACAAATTCGGGTCGTTAATGGGCAAACGCGACAGCCCGGCGCGGATCTTTTATATACAGCGCAATTCCATACTTACGGTGATAAAAAACTTCGGCGCGGCTCGCATGGCGCGGTCTCTCGCGCTTATTTTATGCTATACCGCTATTAAGCTGGTTTTATTCGCGCTGCAATATAAGCCCGCTAATATCAAAGCCCTGTTTAAAGGGACATTCGCTATATTCCCCTTATTGCCTTCAACCTTTGCCCGCAGAAGATCGATACAAAAAAACAGGAAGATACCAGATAGGCTGCTGGAAACGGAGAATCTAATGGCCGGATTCACTGAATCATTCGCGGAATACCTGCGGGTGAGCAGACTTTATACCGGCGGAAAATAAGGATCAGGCGCCGGCTTCAGGCCGGGAACTGCGCATCTTTTCCCAGTTAACCCCGTAATTCCCACGGAAATAATCCATCCACGCCAAAAAACACGCAAGGTTAAGCAAAAGAAAATATTTCCCTGACGCTACCAACCGGGACCTTCCGGAAACGGAAACCGCTATACCCGCGCATATGGCCGCGGATACTATGCCGATAACGATCAAATAAAAAGCCAGGGCCTTCCATACTATCGCGGTAAAAAATATCAGGGCTATTATGAACCAAACGCCCAGTGCCGGAAATAATTTATGCCCCGGCAAAATAACCATGCCGTACCCGCCGTAACGAGGATTAAAAAGCATATCGCGGTGCTTAAACAGGCTCTGGATAGTTCCGATCACCACCCTTTTTTTCTGTATTAACACATCCCGCACGTTTGAAGGGGCATATTCATATATCCCGGCCAAAGGCTCATAAACCAGGCGAAAACCTTTTTTGACCAGGCTGATCGAAGCCTCAAAATCTTCCGTTAAATTCGCCGGGTCCATAACGATCAATTCTTTGCGGCTGGCGAACAACTCGCCGTAAAGGCTTACTGCCGAATCAACAGAGCTCTCATACCCGCGCAAAACGTTCTCATACTCCCGAAAAGAATACGACCCTGATGCTTCGGCATTCTTCATATTGTCTTTAAGGAAAAACCTGCCGGTTACCCCTCCGACCTCAGGATCGGAAAAGTTCCGCAAGAGAGGCTTTAAGACCTGCCCGTCGAAAAAAGAATTACCGTCGGTAACAATAACGATGCCGTTCTTCGCATAATTAAGCGCGTGGATCACAGCCGCGCCTTTACCCGAACGCCGCTCTTGGATCAACAGCTCCACCCCTTTATCCGCGTAGGCCCTGACCAGATCAACAGTCTTATCCGAAGAACCGCTGTCCGCCACAATGATCTGCAGGTCTTCTTTCGGGTAATCCTGGCCGAGTATATTATCCAGTTTTGCGGATATAGATAGCCCCTCGTTATGCGTAGGGATGATCACGCTGGCCTTGGGTTGATACGACTGGTCGATAGCCCGTTTTTTCCGGCATAAAACGGAGACCGCGCGCATAAAAGCGAAATAACCGCCGCAACCCCAGACTAAGGCGAAGATCAATAAAAGATATAGCACAAGACTAAGCATAATTTTATGTAAGCTTTATTTGCGTTTCAAGGACAAAAAACTTATAAAAAAAGAGGAAAATATAGTCTGCAGTCCGATCACCAGCAAAGTAAGGGCAAAAATTGATTCTCTTATCCGGTATAATGAGCCGAAGTGCTTTGACAGCCATTCGATAAAGATCAGGGAATTTATCGCCAGGCCGGACAGGAACAACAATGCCCCGGTCAAGATGCCTTTTTCCAGATCGAATTTGCGCTCAAAGAAATCAGATAGCCGGTCGCTGTTCAAAAAACCCTGTTTAACCGCGAATATATGCGCGTAGACCCCCAGGTTAAGTATCTGAAAAGAAAGTATGCACCAGGCGCTGGCGAATGCCAGGACATGGATATCCCAATAGCGGCCAAGAAAAAAAACCGGCCCACCCGACAAAACCGCCATAAGGAAACCGCCCAGGACAAACCCTAAGATCCCGGGGATAAAATAAAGCCACCCCGGGGAATAAAGCAGCATGAACCTGACATGCCTCCAGGCGTCGGCCAAAGGGCTCAACTTCGATTTTCCGCT
Coding sequences:
- a CDS encoding glycosyltransferase family 2 protein, with translation MPKKTAVIVINHNGRDHLQGCFQSLAEQGYTDFQAYLLDNASTDGSRDYTASAFPGVKIIALDKNYGFAGAYNIAADKIDAEYLVFLNNDTRVAAGWLDKLVAAVEKSPDTAIAGSKILFWDAPMAINSAGQKITPAGLSFDIGFGAKDQEEFNTPKTTGSICGASLLIKKSVFRELRGFDGNYFIFCEDTDLCWRAWLAGYKTVYAPQSIVYHKFGSLMGKRDSPARIFYIQRNSILTVIKNFGAARMARSLALILCYTAIKLVLFALQYKPANIKALFKGTFAIFPLLPSTFARRRSIQKNRKIPDRLLETENLMAGFTESFAEYLRVSRLYTGGK
- a CDS encoding glycosyltransferase, whose amino-acid sequence is MLSLVLYLLLIFALVWGCGGYFAFMRAVSVLCRKKRAIDQSYQPKASVIIPTHNEGLSISAKLDNILGQDYPKEDLQIIVADSGSSDKTVDLVRAYADKGVELLIQERRSGKGAAVIHALNYAKNGIVIVTDGNSFFDGQVLKPLLRNFSDPEVGGVTGRFFLKDNMKNAEASGSYSFREYENVLRGYESSVDSAVSLYGELFASRKELIVMDPANLTEDFEASISLVKKGFRLVYEPLAGIYEYAPSNVRDVLIQKKRVVIGTIQSLFKHRDMLFNPRYGGYGMVILPGHKLFPALGVWFIIALIFFTAIVWKALAFYLIVIGIVSAAICAGIAVSVSGRSRLVASGKYFLLLNLACFLAWMDYFRGNYGVNWEKMRSSRPEAGA
- a CDS encoding glycosyltransferase family 2 protein produces the protein RELGAKVVLEARQGYGAAYLRGLGEARGRYIIIGDSDNTYDFRDIPKFLALLREGFDFVMGSRFKGRIRAGAMPWMNRYVGNPILSGICRIFFHTSLSDIHCGMRGFSRQAYLKMDLITLGMEFATEMVVSALRNKLKICEVSIDYELRSGKSKLSPLADAWRHVRFMLLYSPGWLYFIPGILGFVLGGFLMAVLSGGPVFFLGRYWDIHVLAFASAWCILSFQILNLGVYAHIFAVKQGFLNSDRLSDFFERKFDLEKGILTGALLFLSGLAINSLIFIEWLSKHFGSLYRIRESIFALTLLVIGLQTIFSSFFISFLSLKRK